Proteins encoded in a region of the Ancylobacter sp. SL191 genome:
- the guaA gene encoding glutamine-hydrolyzing GMP synthase — protein sequence MSQTETTPEHDTILIIDFGSQVTQLIARRVREEGVYSEIVPFQSAAEAFTRVKPKGIIFSGGPASVLDENSPRAPQEAFDAGVPIFAICYGQQICAVQLGGAVEGGHAAEFGRAEVTVQKPSALYEGVWEVGGSYPVWMSHGDRVTKLPEGFEVVATSENAPCAVAVNEERRIYTTMFHPEVMHTPNGAALIRNFVRKISGARADWSMKAFREEAIRRIREQVGEGRVICGLSGGVDSSVAAVLIHEAIGDQLTCVFVDHGLLRLGEAEKVVTLFRDAYNIPLVHVDASEMFLGALEGVTDPEVKRKTIGKLFIDVFEDEAKKIGGAGFLAQGTLYPDVIESVSFSGGPSVTIKSHHNVGGLPARMNMQLVEPLRELFKDEVRALGRELGLPDVFVGRHPFPGPGLAIRCPGEITREKLDILRLADEIYLEEIRRHGLYEEIWQAFAVILPVKTVGVMGDYRTYDYVVGLRAVTSVDGMTADFYPFDMAFLGRVATRIVNEVKGVNRVVYDVTSKPPGTIEWE from the coding sequence ATGAGCCAGACCGAGACGACGCCCGAGCACGACACGATCCTCATCATCGACTTCGGTTCGCAGGTCACCCAGCTCATCGCCCGCCGCGTGCGCGAGGAGGGGGTCTATTCCGAGATCGTGCCCTTCCAGAGCGCGGCGGAAGCCTTCACCCGCGTGAAGCCGAAGGGCATCATCTTCTCCGGCGGCCCGGCCTCGGTGCTCGACGAGAACAGCCCGCGCGCGCCGCAGGAAGCCTTCGACGCCGGCGTGCCGATCTTCGCCATCTGCTACGGCCAGCAGATCTGCGCCGTGCAGCTCGGCGGCGCGGTGGAAGGCGGCCACGCCGCCGAATTCGGCCGCGCCGAAGTGACCGTGCAGAAGCCCAGCGCGCTCTATGAGGGCGTGTGGGAGGTCGGCGGCTCTTATCCCGTATGGATGAGCCATGGCGACCGCGTGACCAAGCTGCCCGAGGGCTTCGAGGTCGTCGCCACTTCCGAGAACGCGCCCTGCGCGGTGGCGGTCAATGAAGAGCGCCGCATCTACACCACCATGTTCCACCCGGAAGTGATGCACACGCCGAACGGCGCGGCGCTCATCCGCAATTTCGTGCGCAAGATCTCCGGTGCCCGCGCCGATTGGAGCATGAAGGCGTTCCGCGAGGAGGCGATCCGCCGTATCCGCGAGCAGGTGGGCGAGGGACGGGTGATCTGCGGCCTGTCCGGCGGCGTGGACTCGTCCGTGGCAGCGGTACTGATCCACGAGGCGATCGGCGACCAGCTCACCTGCGTCTTCGTCGACCACGGCCTGCTGCGTCTCGGCGAGGCCGAGAAGGTCGTCACCCTGTTCCGCGACGCCTACAACATCCCCCTCGTCCATGTGGACGCCTCCGAGATGTTCCTCGGCGCGCTGGAAGGCGTGACCGACCCGGAAGTGAAGCGCAAGACCATCGGCAAGCTGTTCATCGACGTGTTCGAGGACGAGGCGAAGAAGATCGGTGGCGCCGGCTTCCTCGCCCAGGGCACGCTCTACCCCGACGTGATCGAGAGCGTGAGCTTCTCCGGCGGCCCGTCGGTGACGATCAAGAGCCACCACAATGTCGGCGGCTTGCCCGCGCGCATGAACATGCAGCTCGTCGAGCCGCTGCGCGAGCTGTTCAAGGACGAGGTGCGCGCGCTCGGCCGTGAGCTCGGCCTGCCCGACGTGTTTGTCGGCCGCCACCCCTTCCCGGGGCCGGGCCTGGCCATTCGCTGCCCGGGCGAGATCACCCGCGAGAAGCTCGACATTCTGCGCCTCGCCGACGAGATCTATCTCGAAGAGATCCGCCGCCACGGTCTCTATGAGGAGATCTGGCAGGCCTTCGCCGTCATCCTACCGGTGAAGACCGTGGGCGTGATGGGCGACTACCGGACCTATGACTATGTGGTGGGCCTGCGCGCGGTGACCTCGGTCGATGGCATGACGGCGGATTTTTACCCCTTCGACATGGCCTTCCTCGGCCGCGTCGCCACACGCATCGTCAACGAAGTGAAGGGCGTCAACCGCGTGGTCTACGACGTGACCTCGAAGCCGCCGGGGACGATCGAGTGGGAGTGA
- a CDS encoding RsmB/NOP family class I SAM-dependent RNA methyltransferase, with amino-acid sequence MTPAARLSAAIEVIGTILAERRPAADVLKDWGRAHRFAGSGDRAALSSLVYDALRRRASSAYLMGETLGEETPRGLILGMMKLGRGLDVEAISALCDGSRFAPAPLTEAERARLTEATLDDAPAFVRGDYPEWLDASLEAVFGEARDAEGAALADRAPLDLRVNSLKGAIDKAQQQVAHLNPVPGPWSPLTLRIALEADGKAPPLTVEPAYIKGLVEIQDEGSQIAAILAAPPRGGQVLDLCAGGGGKTLELAALMDNAGQLYAYDDDLRRLAPIHERIQRAGIHNVQVRSPKGRGPERGDVLADLVGRMDLVLVDAPCTGTGTWRRNPDAKWRMRPGALTERIKEQAEILDAAAPFVKPGGRLAYVTCSLLDEENIAQIRAFTARHPAFRVIPPAESVLALGERGLALAGAALMRPEGILLTPRRTGTDGFFVSIMVRDA; translated from the coding sequence ATGACACCGGCTGCCCGGCTATCCGCCGCTATCGAGGTGATCGGCACCATTCTGGCCGAACGCCGCCCGGCCGCCGACGTGCTGAAGGACTGGGGCCGCGCCCACCGCTTCGCCGGCTCTGGCGACCGCGCCGCGTTGTCCTCCCTCGTCTATGACGCGCTGCGCCGCCGCGCCTCCAGCGCCTATCTGATGGGCGAGACGCTGGGCGAGGAGACGCCGCGCGGCCTCATCCTCGGCATGATGAAGCTCGGTCGCGGGCTCGATGTCGAGGCCATCAGCGCGCTGTGCGACGGCTCGCGCTTTGCCCCCGCGCCGCTGACCGAGGCCGAGCGCGCGCGCCTCACGGAGGCCACGCTGGATGACGCGCCGGCCTTCGTGCGCGGCGACTACCCCGAATGGCTGGACGCTTCGCTCGAGGCGGTGTTCGGCGAGGCACGCGACGCGGAAGGCGCGGCGCTGGCCGATCGCGCGCCGCTCGATCTGCGCGTCAACTCGCTCAAGGGCGCGATCGACAAGGCGCAGCAGCAGGTCGCCCACCTCAATCCGGTGCCCGGTCCGTGGTCGCCGCTCACCCTGCGCATCGCGCTGGAGGCGGACGGCAAGGCGCCCCCGCTCACAGTCGAGCCGGCCTATATCAAGGGTCTCGTCGAGATTCAGGACGAAGGCTCGCAGATCGCCGCCATCCTCGCCGCCCCGCCGCGCGGCGGGCAGGTGCTGGACCTCTGCGCCGGCGGTGGCGGCAAGACGCTGGAACTCGCCGCGCTGATGGACAATGCCGGCCAGCTCTATGCCTATGATGACGATCTGCGCCGCCTCGCGCCGATCCATGAGCGCATCCAGCGCGCCGGCATCCACAATGTGCAGGTCCGCTCGCCCAAGGGACGCGGACCGGAGCGCGGCGACGTGCTGGCCGATCTTGTCGGCCGCATGGACCTCGTCCTCGTCGACGCGCCCTGCACCGGCACCGGCACCTGGCGCCGCAACCCCGACGCCAAATGGCGCATGCGGCCCGGCGCGCTCACCGAGCGCATCAAGGAGCAGGCGGAGATCCTCGACGCCGCCGCGCCCTTCGTGAAGCCGGGCGGGCGGCTTGCCTATGTCACCTGCTCGCTGCTGGATGAAGAGAACATCGCGCAGATCCGCGCCTTCACCGCGCGCCATCCGGCCTTCCGCGTCATCCCGCCGGCCGAGAGCGTGCTCGCTCTGGGCGAGCGGGGCCTCGCTCTGGCGGGGGCGGCGCTGATGCGGCCGGAAGGCATTCTGCTGACGCCGCGCCGCACCGGAACCGACGGTTTCTTCGTCAGCATCATGGTGCGCGACGCCTGA
- a CDS encoding MAPEG family protein: MSVQAILLPVFVQVALTFAVLFRLGTVRLRAVRAGRVKRARVLFDESGWPVEVRQVSNAFRNQFEVPVLFYALVAFALITRQADGLFVGLSWIFVLSRIVHAGVHVTSNALSIRFPAYMVGVLVLLLMWVLFALAILFAPAMP; encoded by the coding sequence GTGAGCGTTCAGGCCATCCTTCTGCCGGTCTTTGTGCAGGTCGCGCTCACCTTCGCCGTGCTGTTCCGCCTCGGAACGGTCCGGCTGCGGGCGGTGCGGGCGGGGCGTGTCAAGCGGGCTCGGGTGTTGTTCGACGAGAGCGGCTGGCCGGTCGAGGTGCGGCAGGTCAGCAACGCGTTCCGCAACCAGTTCGAGGTGCCGGTGCTGTTCTATGCGCTGGTCGCCTTCGCGCTGATCACGCGGCAGGCGGACGGGCTGTTCGTGGGCCTGTCCTGGATTTTCGTTCTCTCTCGCATCGTCCATGCCGGCGTGCATGTGACCAGCAACGCCCTGAGCATCCGTTTCCCCGCCTATATGGTGGGCGTTCTCGTGCTGCTGTTGATGTGGGTTCTTTTCGCGCTGGCGATCCTGTTCGCGCCAGCCATGCCGTGA
- the guaB gene encoding IMP dehydrogenase yields MSVFDGLAREALTFDDVLLKPGLSDVMPGQVDIRSRVTRSISLNIPILSSAMDTVTEWRLAIAMAQAGGLGVIHRNLEPEVQAEHVRLVKKYESGMVVNPVTIHPDQPLADALALMKNHSISGIPVVERGPNGRGGKLVGILTNRDVRFATNPDQPIAELMTKERLITVREGVEQAEAKRLLHTHRIEKLLVVDDEGRCVGLITVKDMEKAVTNPNACKDEQGRLRVAAATTVGEDGFRRAELLVEAGVDLVVVDTAHGHSRKVLDQVSRIKQLSNKVQILAGNVATGEGTQALIDAGADAVKVGIGPGSICTTRIVAGVGVPQLTAILDAVEVGRKNDTPVIADGGIKFSGDLAKALAAGAECAMIGSLLAGTDESPGEVYLYQGRSYKSYRGMGSVGAMARGSADRYFQAEVKDTLKLVPEGIEGQVPYKGPVGGVLHQLAGGLRAAMGYVGGGTLEEFRSKAKFVRISGASLRESHVHDVIITRESPNYPSGA; encoded by the coding sequence ATGTCGGTTTTCGACGGCCTCGCGCGGGAAGCGCTTACGTTTGACGATGTGCTGCTGAAGCCGGGCCTGTCCGATGTCATGCCCGGACAGGTGGACATCCGCTCCCGCGTCACCCGCTCCATCTCGCTCAACATCCCGATCCTGTCCTCGGCCATGGACACGGTGACCGAATGGCGCCTCGCCATCGCCATGGCGCAGGCCGGCGGCCTCGGCGTCATCCACCGCAATCTCGAGCCCGAAGTGCAGGCCGAGCATGTGCGCCTCGTGAAGAAGTACGAGAGCGGCATGGTGGTGAACCCGGTCACCATCCATCCCGACCAGCCGCTGGCCGACGCGCTGGCGCTGATGAAGAATCACAGCATCTCCGGCATTCCTGTGGTCGAGCGCGGCCCGAACGGGCGCGGCGGCAAGCTGGTGGGCATCCTCACCAACCGCGACGTGCGCTTCGCCACCAATCCCGACCAGCCCATCGCCGAACTGATGACCAAGGAACGGCTCATCACGGTGCGCGAGGGCGTCGAGCAGGCCGAAGCCAAGCGCCTGCTGCACACGCACCGCATCGAGAAGCTGCTGGTGGTGGACGATGAAGGCCGCTGCGTCGGCCTCATCACCGTCAAGGACATGGAAAAGGCGGTCACCAACCCGAACGCCTGCAAGGACGAGCAGGGCCGCCTGCGCGTCGCCGCCGCCACCACCGTGGGCGAGGACGGCTTCCGCCGCGCCGAGCTGCTGGTCGAGGCGGGCGTCGATCTCGTGGTGGTCGACACCGCCCATGGTCACTCGCGCAAGGTGCTGGACCAGGTGAGCCGCATCAAGCAGCTCTCCAACAAGGTGCAGATCCTCGCCGGCAATGTCGCCACGGGCGAGGGCACCCAGGCGCTGATCGACGCGGGCGCGGATGCGGTCAAGGTCGGCATCGGCCCGGGCTCGATCTGCACCACCCGTATCGTCGCCGGCGTCGGCGTGCCGCAGCTCACCGCCATCCTCGATGCGGTGGAAGTCGGCCGCAAGAACGACACGCCGGTGATCGCCGATGGCGGCATCAAGTTCTCGGGCGATCTCGCCAAGGCGCTCGCCGCCGGCGCGGAATGCGCGATGATCGGCTCGCTGCTCGCCGGCACGGATGAGAGTCCGGGCGAGGTCTACCTCTATCAGGGCCGGTCCTATAAGTCGTATCGCGGCATGGGCTCGGTGGGCGCCATGGCGCGCGGTTCCGCCGACCGCTATTTCCAGGCCGAGGTGAAGGACACGCTGAAGCTCGTGCCGGAAGGCATCGAGGGGCAGGTGCCCTATAAGGGCCCGGTCGGGGGCGTGCTGCACCAGCTCGCCGGCGGCCTGCGCGCTGCCATGGGCTATGTCGGCGGTGGCACGCTGGAGGAATTCCGCTCCAAGGCGAAGTTCGTCCGCATCTCCGGCGCCAGCCTGCGCGAGAGCCACGTGCATGACGTGATCATCACCCGCGAGAGCCCGAACTACCCGTCGGGGGCGTGA
- a CDS encoding DHA2 family efflux MFS transporter permease subunit, whose amino-acid sequence MRPERLVPLIVACALFMEQLDSTVLATSLPAIAKDLNEDPIALKLALTSYLLSLAVFIPASGWFADRFGSRTVFRAAIIVFTFGSLLCGLAQSLPDFVIYRIIQGLGGAMMVPVGRLVILRTVPKDELVSALAWLTVPALLGPVFGPPLGGFITTYFDWRYIFFLNIPIGIVGVALASRFIPDIREADVPPFDFKGMMLSGVGLAGLVFGFALLGQHAVEPRIALAVIAVGAVAMAFYIRHARRTERPILDLTLLRIPTFFAGVVGASLFRIGIGAMPFLLPLMLQLGFGLSPFASGLITFVSAAGAMTMKFSAAPIIRAFGFRRVLIVNCVIASAFIAVAALFTPTTPHLVLMGALLLGGFFRSLQFTSTNALSYADVPTEAMSRATSFASVAQQVAISTGVAVAALVIDAMRAFHGRMHLTLDDFSVAFLVVGGIAVCSVFFYIRLPANAGAELAQRKVKPAQVPEPPSEMGSAA is encoded by the coding sequence GTGCGCCCCGAACGTCTCGTCCCGCTGATCGTCGCCTGCGCCCTGTTCATGGAACAGCTCGATTCGACGGTGCTCGCCACCTCGCTGCCGGCCATTGCGAAAGATCTCAACGAAGACCCGATCGCGCTCAAGCTCGCGCTGACCTCCTATCTGCTCAGCCTCGCCGTGTTCATCCCGGCGAGCGGCTGGTTCGCCGACCGATTCGGCTCGCGCACCGTCTTTCGAGCGGCGATCATCGTCTTCACCTTCGGCTCGCTGCTCTGCGGGCTCGCCCAGTCGCTGCCGGATTTCGTGATCTACCGCATCATCCAGGGGCTCGGCGGGGCGATGATGGTGCCGGTGGGGCGGCTGGTTATCCTGCGCACCGTGCCGAAGGACGAGCTCGTCTCCGCGCTCGCCTGGCTCACCGTGCCGGCGCTGCTCGGGCCGGTGTTCGGCCCACCGCTCGGCGGCTTCATCACGACCTATTTCGACTGGCGCTACATCTTCTTCCTCAACATCCCCATCGGCATTGTCGGCGTCGCGCTGGCCTCGCGCTTCATCCCCGACATTCGCGAGGCGGATGTGCCGCCCTTCGATTTCAAGGGGATGATGCTCTCCGGCGTCGGCCTCGCTGGCCTCGTCTTCGGCTTCGCCCTGCTCGGCCAGCACGCAGTGGAGCCGCGCATTGCGCTCGCGGTCATCGCCGTCGGCGCGGTGGCGATGGCGTTCTATATCCGCCATGCGCGCCGCACCGAGCGGCCGATCCTCGACCTCACCCTGCTGCGCATCCCGACCTTCTTCGCCGGCGTGGTCGGCGCCTCGCTGTTCCGCATCGGCATTGGGGCGATGCCCTTCCTGCTGCCGCTGATGCTTCAGCTCGGCTTCGGCCTCTCGCCCTTCGCCTCCGGGCTCATCACCTTCGTCTCGGCGGCCGGGGCGATGACGATGAAGTTCTCGGCCGCGCCGATCATCCGCGCCTTCGGCTTCCGCCGGGTGCTGATCGTCAACTGCGTGATCGCCTCCGCCTTCATCGCCGTGGCGGCCTTGTTCACGCCGACGACGCCGCATCTCGTCCTGATGGGGGCGCTGCTGCTCGGCGGCTTCTTCCGCTCGCTGCAATTCACCAGCACCAACGCGCTGTCCTATGCCGACGTGCCGACCGAGGCGATGAGCCGGGCGACCAGCTTCGCCAGCGTCGCCCAGCAGGTGGCGATCTCCACCGGCGTCGCGGTGGCCGCGCTGGTGATCGACGCCATGCGCGCCTTCCACGGGCGGATGCACCTCACCCTCGACGATTTCAGCGTCGCCTTCCTGGTGGTGGGCGGCATCGCCGTGTGTTCCGTGTTCTTCTATATCCGCCTGCCGGCCAATGCCGGCGCCGAACTCGCCCAGCGCAAGGTCAAGCCCGCGCAGGTGCCCGAGCCGCCGAGCGAGATGGGCAGCGCCGCGTAA
- a CDS encoding acetylxylan esterase, with translation MPMPTAHPYPFDPTQGFSLPQLAALRPPPLAPGFDAFWQPRYERALARDPAPRLTRNPLRHAYWAVHDLAYTSTDDFPIGGWLLLPKAGPVKRGIIVGHGYGGRAGPDLDLPLREAAVLFPCLRGLSRSRRPPISDDPAFHVLDNIDKPDRYILGGCVEDIWLAVSALLALYPALAGHIGYSGTSFSGGLGALALAFETRIARAHLSVPTFGNMPLWLTLPSIGSAAAVQAYQARHGEVADTLSLFDSASAATRITIPLITAVARFDPAVAPPCQFSLANAAATSNRHETVILDAGHVDYPGMGAQQALLKGKLGRFFDTT, from the coding sequence ATGCCGATGCCGACCGCCCACCCCTACCCGTTCGACCCGACGCAGGGCTTCAGCCTGCCGCAGCTCGCCGCGCTGCGCCCACCCCCGCTCGCGCCGGGCTTCGACGCCTTCTGGCAGCCGCGCTATGAGCGGGCGCTGGCGCGTGATCCCGCCCCGCGCCTCACCCGCAACCCGCTGCGCCATGCCTATTGGGCGGTGCATGACCTCGCCTACACCTCGACCGACGACTTTCCCATTGGCGGCTGGCTGCTGCTGCCGAAGGCCGGGCCGGTGAAGCGCGGCATCATTGTCGGCCACGGCTATGGCGGGCGCGCCGGGCCGGATCTCGACCTGCCGCTGCGCGAGGCGGCGGTGCTGTTTCCCTGCCTGCGCGGCCTCTCGCGCAGCCGGCGCCCGCCGATCTCCGACGATCCCGCCTTCCATGTGCTTGATAACATCGACAAGCCCGACCGCTACATTCTCGGCGGCTGCGTGGAGGATATCTGGCTCGCCGTCTCGGCGCTGCTCGCGCTCTACCCCGCGCTGGCCGGCCATATCGGCTATAGCGGCACGAGCTTCTCGGGTGGGCTCGGCGCGCTGGCGCTGGCCTTCGAGACGCGGATCGCCCGCGCACACTTGAGCGTGCCGACCTTCGGCAACATGCCGCTCTGGCTCACCTTGCCGAGCATCGGCAGCGCCGCTGCGGTGCAGGCCTATCAGGCCCGGCACGGTGAGGTGGCGGACACGCTCTCTCTGTTCGATTCCGCCAGCGCGGCGACGCGCATCACCATCCCGCTGATCACCGCCGTGGCGCGTTTCGACCCGGCGGTGGCGCCGCCCTGCCAGTTCTCGCTCGCCAATGCCGCGGCGACATCGAACCGCCACGAGACCGTCATTCTGGATGCGGGGCACGTCGATTATCCCGGCATGGGCGCGCAGCAGGCGCTGCTCAAGGGCAAGCTGGGACGGTTTTTCGACACGACATGA
- a CDS encoding esterase family protein yields MKRDYRRWYSERLGRDMELLIFGHAGAKVLMFPTREGRFFEYEDLRIVASLADKVRAGQLQLFCIEGLARESFYDTTRPPAARIARHAALEDYVLHEVMPLMDGLNPSDCTIAMGCSLGAFQAASLAFRHPHRVRKLVAFSGRYDLTQSVECFSDLFDGYYDETIYFHTPLHFLPNLACPWRLESLRRLDIVMTIGDADPFLDNNLRLSRLLAEKGVDHRLHIWTGRAHRAGAWRQMAPLYV; encoded by the coding sequence ATGAAGCGGGATTACCGGCGCTGGTACAGTGAGCGGCTCGGCCGCGACATGGAATTGCTGATCTTCGGCCATGCCGGCGCGAAGGTGCTGATGTTCCCGACCCGCGAGGGCCGGTTCTTCGAATATGAAGATCTGCGCATCGTCGCCAGCCTCGCCGACAAGGTGCGGGCCGGCCAGCTTCAGCTGTTCTGCATCGAGGGGCTGGCGCGCGAGAGCTTCTATGACACGACGCGCCCTCCGGCCGCGCGCATCGCCCGCCACGCGGCGCTGGAAGACTATGTGCTCCACGAGGTGATGCCGCTGATGGACGGGCTCAACCCGTCCGACTGCACCATCGCCATGGGGTGCAGCCTCGGCGCCTTTCAGGCCGCGAGCCTGGCCTTCCGCCACCCGCACCGGGTGCGCAAGCTGGTGGCGTTCTCGGGCCGCTACGACCTCACCCAGTCCGTGGAATGTTTTTCCGACCTATTCGACGGCTATTACGACGAGACCATCTATTTCCACACGCCGCTGCATTTCCTGCCGAACCTCGCCTGCCCGTGGCGGCTGGAGAGCCTGCGCCGGCTCGACATCGTCATGACCATCGGCGACGCCGACCCCTTCCTCGACAATAATCTGCGCCTCAGCCGGCTACTGGCGGAGAAGGGCGTCGATCACCGCCTGCACATCTGGACCGGCCGCGCCCACCGCGCCGGCGCCTGGCGGCAAATGGCGCCGCTGTATGTGTGA
- a CDS encoding HNH endonuclease — MSVSTLRCILCKAELPPDNKPEHILLDALGGRATTKIATCPECNNNFGSGPDQELAKSVELVKNSCLFKSGSGSNPPTIKNFVSDGHRFDIRPGMSLGIKQKSPLSVAVTDNDVTVSISAYSDADAENFIRGAATAIAKKLGRPDPKVISAIEEDIAKDRKTTFQPAPIVKGEINLGSSAAMRAMAKACLVLWTRVVGNEELQLDQYDSIRAYINDGYGFDEVSFGADARPIPPSIPYRYSAYPNFIWVGSNGEGTVYGYFRLYGAVGWGFKLRQSDAPPNKTCLLISNPFENHIWDITSGDDGEIENNWFWHSHGQSPEDAQAAISHINRLLKQCEETNLNNFYINLMKHHFQKLGYEEGDLPSNDDIIEVTRKVAAAMAAQILRREIPTD, encoded by the coding sequence ATGTCCGTATCCACTCTGAGATGCATTCTCTGCAAAGCAGAATTGCCGCCGGATAATAAGCCGGAGCACATTCTTTTAGATGCACTTGGTGGTCGAGCGACAACCAAGATCGCTACCTGCCCCGAATGCAATAACAATTTTGGTTCTGGTCCAGATCAAGAACTCGCAAAATCTGTCGAGTTAGTCAAAAATTCATGCTTATTCAAATCTGGCTCTGGATCAAATCCTCCAACTATTAAGAATTTTGTATCTGATGGACATCGCTTTGATATCCGACCGGGAATGTCTTTAGGTATCAAACAAAAATCTCCATTATCCGTAGCAGTCACCGATAACGATGTAACGGTTAGTATAAGCGCCTATTCTGATGCGGACGCAGAAAATTTTATCAGAGGCGCCGCGACAGCTATCGCAAAAAAGCTGGGTCGCCCGGACCCAAAGGTGATCAGCGCGATAGAAGAAGATATAGCAAAGGATCGCAAAACTACATTCCAGCCAGCTCCAATAGTTAAAGGCGAGATAAATCTGGGATCATCAGCAGCTATGCGCGCGATGGCCAAGGCATGTCTAGTTCTATGGACACGAGTCGTAGGAAATGAAGAATTACAATTAGATCAATATGACTCCATCAGAGCGTACATAAACGATGGATACGGGTTTGATGAAGTGTCATTTGGCGCAGACGCAAGGCCAATACCACCATCAATTCCTTATCGATATTCAGCATACCCGAATTTTATTTGGGTCGGAAGCAATGGCGAGGGAACGGTTTACGGTTACTTTCGACTCTATGGGGCAGTAGGCTGGGGCTTCAAACTTCGACAAAGCGACGCTCCACCAAACAAAACATGCCTGCTAATATCTAACCCATTTGAAAATCACATATGGGACATAACGTCTGGAGATGACGGAGAAATTGAAAATAACTGGTTTTGGCATTCGCACGGACAAAGCCCAGAAGACGCGCAAGCAGCCATAAGCCATATTAACAGGCTACTGAAGCAGTGCGAAGAAACCAATCTAAACAATTTCTATATAAACTTGATGAAGCACCACTTTCAAAAGCTTGGATACGAGGAGGGTGACCTTCCATCGAATGACGATATCATCGAAGTAACGAGAAAAGTCGCAGCAGCGATGGCAGCGCAGATTTTGCGACGGGAAATACCGACCGATTAG
- a CDS encoding RlmE family RNA methyltransferase, with translation MIDKPTPGKGGEARPLKVRLKKARKLSSSSQKWLQRQLNDPYVARAKREGWRSRAAFKLIEIDDKVKILRPGMRVVDLGAAPGGWSQVAAKRIGLENGRGRIVAIDLLEIDPIAGVDFAQMDFLKDDAPEALKAMLGGPADLVMSDMAANTTGHRPTDHLRIVGLVELAIDFARQVLAPDGAFIAKVFQGGTEGTLLTELKRDFTQVRHVKPQASRADSAELYVVATGFRG, from the coding sequence GTGATCGACAAGCCGACACCGGGCAAGGGGGGCGAGGCGCGCCCGCTGAAAGTGCGCCTCAAGAAGGCGCGCAAGCTCTCCTCCTCCTCGCAGAAATGGCTGCAGCGCCAGCTCAACGACCCCTATGTCGCGCGCGCCAAGCGCGAGGGCTGGCGCTCGCGCGCCGCCTTCAAGCTGATCGAGATCGACGACAAGGTGAAGATCCTCCGGCCGGGCATGCGGGTGGTGGACCTTGGCGCCGCGCCGGGCGGCTGGAGCCAGGTGGCGGCCAAGCGCATCGGGCTGGAGAACGGGCGCGGGCGCATCGTCGCCATCGACCTGTTGGAGATCGACCCCATTGCCGGCGTCGATTTCGCCCAGATGGACTTCCTCAAGGACGACGCGCCCGAGGCGCTGAAAGCCATGCTCGGCGGCCCGGCCGATCTCGTCATGTCCGACATGGCGGCCAACACCACCGGCCACCGCCCGACCGACCATCTGCGCATTGTCGGCCTGGTCGAACTCGCCATCGACTTCGCCCGCCAGGTGCTCGCCCCCGACGGCGCCTTCATCGCCAAGGTGTTTCAGGGCGGCACCGAAGGCACGCTGCTCACCGAACTGAAGCGCGACTTCACCCAGGTCCGCCACGTCAAACCTCAAGCCAGCCGCGCGGATTCCGCCGAGCTTTATGTGGTGGCGACGGGGTTCAGGGGGTGA